In Cataglyphis hispanica isolate Lineage 1 chromosome 8, ULB_Chis1_1.0, whole genome shotgun sequence, the DNA window TGTCCGCGCAGTACCGTCAACAGTAAAGTACTCGCTCTGCTCCGTAGATGTTTCTCGGTGAGTTGTCCCGCGTGCCTTTCCCCGCAATCCTCGCGCGTCCGCCCGGCAGACGGCGATCGAACCGATCGGGTCGATTGTCAACGGACGACGAGGAAGTGTCTCCCGTCGTCGCGGAAGATTCGTTTCTTCGTCCCTTTACGGATACGTTCATTTTAAAGACCGTGTAATTACGGTTCTGCTAATGTCAGCGAATTGTAGCGATAAAGGCTTATCCCTCTCGGGTCGCCCACACGCGAACACGCCTTTTCTCCCGTTTCGCAGGAATTCGCGCGGCACGACACGACCGCGACACGTGTGCTCCTTTCTTTTGCACCATCTGCACCCCGGCtcgtttttcttcttctaattTCTAATACGCGTCCTTTGGGGGTATGTTTAGTCGCACTTTTATTACACTTTccgtatatattttcgaattgGATTGTCTTCGTTTTAGTTTCTACATTTTCCGTTTCTTCATCtctgtaatttgaaattatacatattcgcaattttatttcaaaaatgcgAATGACAGATTAAATAGATTAAGgcgagagataattttttaaatttaaatataagcgTTGTGAAATGAGTGTAGGAAAACATCGGTCGATTATTCTTGTCTGTTGAGTTACCGAAAACATTTCTGATGTAATGTGTGTGCTTCATTTTTGCACTGGCTCGATCCTCTTAATATTCAGATCCCGGCAGGAGAAAGCGCGGAGAGTGCAAGCGAAACGATTCGCGGAGATCTATTTTGAAAGCGGAGAGTGTAGGTAAAACGAAGAAACATAACGCGCGCCGAGGACTACAccctgtacatacatacacaacaCATCGGCGGCGGCGCCGGTGGCGGCGGCGACCGATAATGTTCGCGCACGCAGATAGGTTAAGGGAAGTGGTTGACCGCCGCACCGTCTCTGTTTATCCGCGTTAACGAAGTCGTCCGAAGCACCTGATCCGGTCGCGATGAGAGATTCGTAGCGGAGAGTTTAAGAGATAACCGAGGTAATCGTCAATCGATGCCGCACGGCGATAAGGATGGAGATAAGGCGTGGGATTTAAACGCAGGCTTTAAATGGATACACGCTGTGTGTGGGTGTGGGTGTGCGTTTGTGTGTTTCATTTCCGCCAAGCTTCGTTGACACGATTACGgagacttttttcttttttttttttttttccacgacaAATCAGTCATCGCCGGCTTTACGCGATTGGAATCTGAAAGATATCTGTAGCATATAATTAAtcgttgatattattattgtattaaacaaaaatctcgataataatgcaattaaaacatatatacttgctagtacatatatatctttattattatttcattccgattttaaagaaaattgcacTGTATGAGTAATAAGTGATGCATGCTTGACATATAGCTTATTGAAACGCAATCTTTTAAAATGCATAtctatttatagtaattaacAAAGATACATTCTGTACCTTATATCTGAGAGACATTGTAACAGAATGGGTGACATTACTAGCCAAGCTTGACATATTgagatttattaaagtaataaaagctGTGCATTTTTTGAAGTATAGGTGCCGGGTGCCTAGAACGCAGCTGGCAAAATGGGCAAGTtgttgtcaaaaatttttggcaACAAGGAGATGCGTATTCTCATGTTAGGACTGGATGCTGCAGGAAAAACAAGTATCCTTTTACATAACTTTTCACACTCACACTTTCTTTTTCAACATTCAGagctcttatataatttaactaatatattactataagtGACAATTACAGTTTGtcatgtattgtatattatataattcacataATGTCTTTATATAAGTCTGTttccttaattaaaatatatagcaatattGTATAAACTTAAACTAGGACAGTCTGTGACAACTATACCAACTGTAGGATTCAATGTAGAAACAGTTACCTATaagaatgttaaatttaatgtatgggtaagtttcaaatttttgctcGTTCTCTATGAAAATGTACAAAgattagtaaattaattaaaatatttttaatgatttatttgctCTCTTagatgaaatatattctttgtgTTTAGGATGTAGGTGGCCAAGATAAAATACGTCCGTTATGGCGTCATTATTACACAGGGACGCAAGGACTTATTTTTGTAGTAGATTGTGCAGATCGGGATAGAATCGACGAAGCCCGTCAAGAACTTCATCGAATCATAAATGATAGGGAAATGCGTGATGcgattatcttaattttcgCTAATAAACAAGATCTTCCTGATGGTAAGTAATATTACAGAtccacaattatataaataagatattttattatatatctatatttttcactagcacataaaatatatatgctatagatacttttgtataatttagcACAACATAAAAACTTTTGTTCATATTTGTTCATTTAGCAATGAAACCGCACGAAATACAAGAGAAACTGGGATTAACTAGGATACGAGATAGAAATTGGTACGTTCAGCCATCTTGTGCCACAACTGGAGATGGGCTTTATGAAGGCCTTACGTGGTTAACCagtaatcataaattatgagcaaatatttatttttcacaaattagctatatatatgtgtgtgtgtgtatatatatatatatatatatatatatatatatatatatatatatatatatatggagaaTACACgtttgctttatatttttattttaatttgtcatgTGGAGGCTCTGTCAAGATAAACAACTGACAATGATAGGTTTGATGAGGTCTTTTTCACAAACAAAGCTATTGTATGTGCAAaagcgaaaaagagaaacaatatAAAGACAACTATTAATGGTGTGTTccaataatatcgatactaggtgaatagtaatttattataaactgaGGTACCAAGGGATGTGACCTTTAACTAGCTATTTATCCCAGTCCTGGAAATAATTTACTGAATAGGATTACATGACACGGGTTTAACATCACTCtgtatatgtaacatatttacACAAGTGTTTCACATGCGACATAAGTTGTACaagttaaaaaacaaaaaattacaagaaaaaaatctagttATGATATTAAGAGGTTCACGGATTCACAAGGATTGGTATACTGTATAACTTACCTTTGCGGGATCTTatctaatatctatataattgttatttgagGGGAGTTGAGTTTCTCAATTAGAGAGCACCTCAAGTTTTTAACAGATTACAAGTATGTAGATTTTTGAATTTGCAATATCTTGTTGTCAAAATGCCATCTAAcatgtattacataatattcatatacataatcCATTAGTAAATTTGCAGCactttaaactttatatgGTGCAGCGAGATTATTCTGTTAGTAAACATCTATTGCTATTTATACTTTTGTGCCGAAAAAAATGTtcgtaatttattactttttggtGACGTCTTGGATAAGTCTTCCAACttgataaataacattttaattcttatatttttttctttctgtttgTGTCAATCGCTGGAtatagacaatttttttttaatgatattttatttgaaaaatgcaaagaTATGTCTAACGTATCACTGGCGTTCTGATTAACGCACAAGCCgcagaatataaaaaacaatgcaaCATGGAGTTATCGGTTTACTGATATTGTGAGCTCAAAAaccaaaaacaaaaaaagaagaaaataatgttacaaaaagagcgtaacaatattaaatctgccaatattttttactatttaagtGAGTATCGgataataaagcatattatagTATTAGGTCGCAACAATCAGACCATTAAACGGCATTTCACGAATGAGATAAGTGTTTCTGTGAATGTTTCATTTCTCATAGCATAATCTATAGCATAAGATTAGTAAGAATACTTCAGTTTCGTATTTGATTCATAGAAGTTTACAAGTGTTCAAAgtgttgatataattataaatcaaattgaaTTTCAAGTAAATAATACTGATGAGACATAAATTGATATCTTGTTTACACATTCCACGATATATTAGCGAATTAGACTGttatagaaaaacattttaattatataaataatcatggaTTTCTTTTCTTGACTAGAGACTTTTCAGACGTAAGCGTTTgcataaaactttttcatcatctgtactattaatattaagtatttcaCTTCAGAAAGATAGACGTAAAATTGAAGACATTACCTGTGTAAAAATCATAATCAGGCGAAAGTACTGTTTTCCAGAATATATTAGCTATATTAATTAGCACTCTATGGCCATGTATTTGTACAATCTCATCTCTCATCTCTgcattttttcacaatatttcaaatagcAATGTCATTACGTATTATGTactaactatataaaaaaatatatatctatattcttttaaacgcAAGTATGATAAATTGTTACGTTTTACCATTGGCTTTTTAACAGAAGCCGCTTTCTCATTAAAGAAATGTAatgttatgatattaattgacgaagttttttgtatataaatatgtttgatatatTCCAAGTTGATGTCGAGCGTTTtatatggtttttttttccatgtatCCACATtaatattctacaaaaaaaagctttatgagaactaaaaaatttatgacctCCTTCCAATGTTGACAGAAAAGAAACAATACACagaaaaagatttgtttttcaaaaagataatatacgTTCCAGAAAAaataggaaagaaagaaaaaagtaaatgctataaataaatatatatatatttctttgtttgtTAAAAACGAACGAACGATTTCACTTTATAACATCAACAATAagtcaaaaattgtttataaattatagagaatattttgCCTCATTAATATCAATTCAAAAACTGATCATAGAATTGTATAACAttagaaaaaagtttatgtATGATTAATTCATAGGAGTAATTACTATATAATCTTGTTATGATAtagcgaattatatataatagtaacttaatattttaaattcatatttttttatttctcagagATAAAATAGTgaaaagaatgataaaaataatattacaatatcggGCTCTATAAAAGTACATAGTCCTCAATCTCAGTTTAGCAAATAGTTTTgttacgatattaatattttttacatatgaaaaaagaGTTTATAAGCATTTTAAATACAGATGTGTGTGGCTTGCtctctacaaaatttttaaatgatttaatatcaaagtatAGAGATCTTAAAATATGTTGCCATCGAAAAATACGCTGGAGATCTTTACacgagataaaaaaacatacaatcacttctcttttatatatacatacccgttaagttaaaatatatccaaagatttgacatttatatcaAAGTAATTACATTTGATAACTACATCATATCAGGGGCCACAAAGAAATTaggtttgttaaaaaaaaaaaacacttcgaaatataagaaataatattacataacgtGAATCGAcactatattatacatatatgggtTGATGCTGTCAGCCAGAGAATTTCTCATGCACCAATTATgagaatatttctaaaaacgaATTATTcactttttagaaaaaaaggaaggctCAGCAATAAGGGAATTAATGTTGCTcggttattttacatatttactatttatacctatcgtttaaataaagtttataatgtGTGTACAGTGtacattatattgttaattacatGCCTCTTGAATGTTATATCACAAACctatttacacacacatacattcaattataaaacttatcacttataaaataaaattcaattaatatacagTCTTTAggatttttcatcaaattatctatactttttaagatatatgcataaaaaaatagattatatctaCAAAGAATATCAGGCATTAAGAtgattttaagagaatttattaGTGCACCAGGAGTTTTTTGGTTTAtggtgtatgtatataaaatataaataaatgcaatataaatataatagcaattttatcaaatagagAATCGATAAAGCTAGaaagtatatgtatttgtatacttcatttgtataataaaaattgcttttaaattatatgcattttctgtatatatatatatgtatatatacatatatatacacatacacacacacacacacacatacacagataGCAAAAGTAGTCATTTTGACGCCAAATTACACCAAAATGATTACTTTTGCTCTATCtgggtatatacatataccatgcattaaaaacatatatttgttacttatgataatatataattcgtagatatatataaaagaagatactaaaaatagtttactgtttttttgatattttatagtatcCTTAAAGTTTccataaaaagagagattaaatctataaaataaataattattaaagccTATTTAGTGAAAAGTCATGGGTTTATTACATTCAACAGCCAATATGATTATTTGCGAGTAGAATGACATATCAATCACATTATTCTTCACATTTCATCAAATTCTTCACTTTAGctttgagaatataaaatatatattattaattaaaaaaaaatttaatatatttgagatatatataagatatatacaagatatgtaaaaaagaaaagaatatgttatattatatatttaatatgtactttgcctttttataaaaatattgggaGTTATGTAAAATCGAGAATTCTAAGAAGAGGAGAAAACGTTACcgagaaatataatactttcatataaataaatctgagattttttctctaaaaatgaTAACATACAGATCATTAAAAACATTGAGTGTAAAATCAAGTGGTAATATTAAGTTCTTAGTTCTTACGCAATTGCACGTTCGTACTctagtttaattataaactagaTTCATATGAGATTCTCGTATAATCTTCGCGTGTTTTCGCattcgagatatatttaatatattaaaaataagctgaagttttattatgaatgcgcattttaatatcaattctcACATggcttattatatttagactctaaaatatatatatgtgttaaaatatttatcatatatacattaaagttAATCATTAGTATATTGTAAAAGCCTTTCTTAGAACTGCGAGAGATtcacatatatacagaatacttcataaatatattaaaatatggtTTGCTTGGTTCGTAATTGCGACTCAAAGATCTTAATTCGATACAATAGTTTAAACCGATCATTTttcataacatatttaaaaaaattcgttttaCTGTACATTAACAACGTGCGATTATCGTTTCTTTCCCATtggtaaatatttcaaatactaCCTATTTCGATATAACCTTGGACAGATCTGTAATAAATCGTTGGATGCTATCTATTAGATCGTTGCTCTTCCGCAAGCGCTATCAATCGTTGacgagtttttttattgttctgACACGTCGCCGAAATCAATCCGACTAAATGTTTAACTGAATATTCCtgcaaaacaattatatactaGTAcatagaagagaaaaaattatccatGTTAACATCgcgcatttataatattatgaatttcaATACCTTATGTTCCTTAATCCATTCTTCGAAACTATTCTCAGGAAGATAATATGCTTTAATGTACAATTCAACGTATTCCCTGTGTGGCATAGGTCGCAACgatgttattttttcaaattttgactTTAGCTGCGTGAAATCAAGTTGCATTAGAGCTCTACCGCCATTTGAACACTTTTTAGCATTGGAAAACCTAAAGtggcaatattatatttccatcAATAGGAatggattttataatattatgcaagTGTAGTTAAAAATACAGTAACAGAAATTCTCCTACCCTTCGACTAAGGTATGTGTAATTAGGTGAGCCACATTTTCCCATACCGCGTTACAAACATCCACATTTAAAGGAATGTATGTTCCGATAACATTGAGTCTTTCATTCAAGGTGcatatttcctataaaaataaacaatttttaacatcACAATTAATATGGTTTTTCGCTTAATAGATATC includes these proteins:
- the LOC126851584 gene encoding ADP-ribosylation factor 6; protein product: MGKLLSKIFGNKEMRILMLGLDAAGKTTILYKLKLGQSVTTIPTVGFNVETVTYKNVKFNVWDVGGQDKIRPLWRHYYTGTQGLIFVVDCADRDRIDEARQELHRIINDREMRDAIILIFANKQDLPDAMKPHEIQEKLGLTRIRDRNWYVQPSCATTGDGLYEGLTWLTSNHKL